Below is a genomic region from Planktothrix serta PCC 8927.
TTCCGTCACCTCCCGCAATTGAAAAGCTTCTCGAAACATGGTTTCTGTGGGGGGATGGACATATCCAGAAACCACCGTTGCTTGTCCTAAATAGGGTTTCCACATCAATTCCATCGTTGCTAAAGGGGGCCGTTTGCCAATTTCTCGGCGATAGGTGACTAATCTTTCTGCTTCAGGGAAATGTTGAGGAAGATAAACAAACCCTAAACCTGTTGCTTCAAATACCTGTTGAGTTTGTGATAAGGATAATTTAGACCAGTCCACCCCCAACCCTTGCCAAATTTCAATCAAGGGAATTCCTTCTTTAGTTGGCATTCGCTGGCCCCCATGTAAAATCACTGGAACCCCTGCGCTGACTAAAATTAAAGCCGTTAAGGGAGCAAAGGGCGCCGTGCGAGAGCGACCATCATAGGGACAACCTAACACCATTGGCGCAGAACCAACCGACTGAAGTTGAGGGCCAATTTGCTCATAAGCATCCAACATCCCGGCTAATTCTTCCCCGGTGGGACGTCGGATGCGATGAGCAATCAAAAAAGCACCAATTTGAGCCGGAGTAGCCTCTTGTAATAACATTAATCTCAAGGCTTCGGCTGCTTGAGAACGACTCAACGCCTCACTGGTATGGGTTCCACTACCTACTAAACGAAGTAACTCTCGAAATTGATCACTCATGCCGATGTGGTGTTGACTGTTGGCTGTTGACTGTTGGCTGTTGGCTGTTGGCTGTTAACCGACAACCTATTTTTAAACTTCAGCTTAATCGTATTAATGGTAGCGTCTTTATTTCAACAGAGGCGTTTGGGGATTTAAAGAATCAATTGATCTATCAATATAATCATGAACGAGTTGCCAAAAATAAGCAATGGGAGGAATTTGCATTCGATCCGGTGTTGTGACAATTACCACTTCACGAGTCCAAGTTGTGTCCCCATTCGTAGGAATTAACGCCGAGGAAGCAGAACTCGCCAGAGAAGTTTTAGGATGTCCAAACGGTATGGGTGCTAACCCTCGGACGGCTAAAGTCGGATCAGTTCGGGCTTCTATTAAGGCAGAATAGGGTAATAAAGCGATCAGTTCCCCTTGACGAATTACCCCTCGAAAGCCATCCAATGTATTTAACTCTAAAACTGCATTTAATTTTGCTCCAGCTTGGGTAAACTTTTCTTGAACAAAACGCTGCATTCCATAACCATCTTTAAAAACCACTTGCGGATAACGAATTAACTCATGCCAAGGAACTTGAGAATATTGCGTTAACGGGTGGCTACTAGCCATTAATAATTCAATCGGTTCTTGATAAAGAATATCGACTAAAAGTTCTGCACTAGCGGTAAAAGAACGATTATTCATAATAATGGCAATATCAACTAATCCATCCTTAAGAACTTTTAAAGCGCGATCGCTTCCTAATGATGTTACTCGTAATTGAACCTCTGGATGAGCATAACAAAACTTCTGCAAAACTGGGGGTAAATAAGAGGAACAAACCGAATGAATTGCCGCCACACAAAGTTCCGGTTGTTTCCCCGCTAACAAAGATGCCAATTCCTCTTTCGCACTGTCCCAGGTTTGACAAATTTTGCGAGCATAGGGCCAAAAACGTTCACCCCCAATGGTTAATTTAGCTTGAGTTGTGCGGTGAAATAAGGGTAAACCCAGTTCTTCCTCTAGTCCCTGCACCTGTCGGCTAATTGTTGATTGAGTAACGCCGCATTTGCGTGCTGCTTGTTGAAAGCTCCCAGTCTCAGCAACAGACAGAAAAGATTGCAGTTGCTCTAAACGCATAAAGACAGTAAACAGTAATCAGTAATCAGTAAACAGTAAACAGTAAACAGTAATCAGTAAACAAGAAACAGTAATCAGTAAACATTTTACGGAATTTACCATTCTGATAAAGCTTTTAAAATCCCTTGTTTGATATCAGGATTAATATTTTCTTGATTTAATAATTTTTGTAAATATTGATAAGTTTCTTCAGAGCCAATTTGTTTCAAGGCTGAAATACAATGTAATCGAACTGAATCCTGGGGATCAGCTAAAAGTTGAATTAAGGGATCAAGGGCAGATATTAATCTTAATTTTCCTAATCCTAACGCGATTAATTGTTTGATTTTTGGATCGGAAATAGCCGGATGATTGCGATTAATTAAATTAATTAAAATTTGAGTAGCTTGTTCGCGCAATTCTATAGTTTCAATTCGTCCTATCCCCTGAATAATTTCTTGAATTAGGGTCATTTCTACAGCCGTGATCGGAGGTGTATTCGGATTAAATTCAGGATGAAAGCTCAACAGAATTTCATCTAAATGATTTAAACTTTTAGGCGTTTCAATCCATCCCAATGAACGAATCCCATCTATTTTTAAAGATAGGGGAACACTGGGAGATTGTACTTGTTCAAATAAGGCTGTTACTGCTTCATCTGTTTTTAAACGCGCTAAAGCGAGTTGAGTTTGTTGACAAACTTCTGGTCGAATATCCCATAATAACGGTTTAAGTTTTTCAACTAAATTAATAGTTTCTAATAAATCTAATCTTACTCCTAATCCGATCACTGCTTCTTTTCTAACATTAGCAACGGGATCATTTAAAGCCTCTAATAAAACGGGAATCACTTTGGGATCATGAAAACTTCCTAATGCTTCAATTGCGATCGCTCGAATCTCTGGATTAGAATCATTGACAATAGTTAATAAGGGGTTAATCGTTTCAGAATGACGAATTTGAGATAAGGCAACCGTTGCTAATCGTTTAGAATCTTCTTGGGCTAATAATTCCGTCAGGGGTGCGATCGCTGAATTTCCTAAACCTGCTAAGGTAATTGCTGTTATTTCCTGAAGGGATAGTTCATCTTCCGTTGCTTCTATTTTAGCAGTTTTGAGCAAATTAACCAAGGGTTCAATCACCAATTCTGATTTAAACTGTCCCAAAATTCGAGCCACAAACCAACGCATTTCTACATCAGCCGTTTGATCTTGTAAAATATTAAGCAGAGGCTCGATGGCAAGGGTTCCTAAATCGGGTAAAATTTTACTAATTTCCCATCGCTGTTGAAAATCTCCCTGTTCTAACTGAGTTAAAACCAAATTAAGTACAGCTTCGGGTTCTTGTTGGGATAAATCAATCACTGTTAATGGTTAATGGTTGACTGTTGACTGTTGACTGTTGACTGTTGACTGTTGACTGGTACGGGCGGGTTCAGTCAGATCTTTGTTGAATTAATCACAATCTTGATGAACCCGCCCCTACAACCGAAAACTATTTTAATTGTAGAACATTTATGCAATACTTTAACTATTCTTCCCTGATTAATGCACCTGTAGAAGTGGTTTGGGAATTTCATACCCGACCGGATATATTACAATTGTTAACTCCTCCTTGGCAACCCGTAGAAATTGTGCGTCGAGAAGGGGGTTTAGATGTGGGAGCAATTTCGGAATTTAGAATATTATTAGGGTTTATTCCGGTGCGATGGGTAGCAATTCATACTGAATGTAAACCCTTAGAATTATTTACTGATGAACAACAAGAAGGAATTGTAGAAAGTTGGGTACATCGACATCAATTTGTTTCTGAAAATGGCAAAACTCGCCTCACCGATGCGATCGCTTATTCTCTACCCGGAGGAGAATTAGCAGAAAAAATCTTAGGTTGGTGGGTTAATAGTCGTTTAGAAGATATGTTTCGTTATCGTCATCAAGTTACAAAAAAAGAATGTGAAAAGTGTTAACTGTTGACGGTTGACTGTTGACGGTTGACTGTTGACGGTTGACCGTTGACAATTCGTAATTCGTAATTCGTAATTCGTAATTCCCTATTCCCTATTCCCTATTCCCTGTTCCCTATATTAGCTCGAATGAGTTGATAGGAACCTGCTTGATCAATAATTTTATATTGATTGGGTTTTAATCCAATATTAGTTAATTCACGGGGATGTCCCAGAATTAAAAGGGTTTTAGGGGAAGAATTTTTAACCTTTGGGCTGTTAATATAGTTAATTACATCTCCAGGTTCAGGATAGTATTGAACTGGATGTTGAGTATAAAAAACTAAACTGGGTTTTTTAAAGCCAACCATCATTAATTCTTCCCCTATTTGTCGCTGTTGTACAACAGTTTGGGCGAGATTTCTTAAAGGTTCTTGACGATGGTGATCGAGTAAATTATAGGTAGGAGTTGCAGCCCAGATAAAAAAGATAATAAATCCAAAAAGATTAAGTAGAAAAATTCCTGAAATTCGCTTTTTCCACCAACTTAAGATAATTCCGATTCCAGTAATTAACCAAATTAAAGCGGATCGATTTAGGAGTCCAGAAGCTTGTAAATCTGCCCTAAAATCGGGCATCTCTGCATCATATCCTATGAAATTTTTACTAAAATAACTAGCTACTGAAGCACTAAAAACTAATAGAATATTGAAAATAATAGAAACAGAAAATGCTTTAGGAATATCACCCGCCAGACCCATATTAGAATTAACGGGATGATTGTTTTTTATTATATTGTGCCAAAATAGAGAAATTAATAAGGCTGAAGCCGGGATCAGAGGTAAAACATAACTGGGAAGTTTCGTAACAGCTACAGTAAAAAAGATAAAAATTACAGCGAACCAAAAAACAGCAAATAATGGTAATTGTTGAATTCGAGATTGGCGTTGCCAACATCGGCGTTTCCAAAATTTTGTTGAAGCGATCGCTATTGGTAAATACACAGAAAAAGGCGCAAACCCCACTAAAACCACAATAAAATAGAAATACCAAGGAGCCGCATGGTGATTAACAACGCTAGTAAATCGTTCAAAATTGTGATAACCAAAAAACGAGTTAATATAGTTTTGACCATTAATTAAAGTAACTACAATATACCAAGGAAGAGTAATTCCTAAAAAAATTAATCCCCCTCGGAAGGGACGCATTTCTTGTAAAATCTTCCGCCCTTTTCCCAGATAAATTAAAAATGAACTAATAATTAAAAGGGGTAAAACAATCCCGACTGGCCCTTTTGTTAACACGGCTAAAGCCAATAAAATATAAAAAGCTAAATACCAAATATCAGAGGGATTCAGACGTTGATTAAACTGCTTAAACATTAAATCAGAATGTTCTTTAAATCCTGACTCCGATATTGGATCTAAACGGGTTGAATATCCCAGAAAAAAAGCGAATAAAGCTGAACCCATACAACTCGTTAATAACATATCGGAAACCCCAATTCTTGCCCAAGCCAGAATTTCAGGATTAAACGCTATTAATGCCGCCCCTATCCAAGGTAAAGGATGGAAAATCACCCTTCGGAAACAGGGTTGATCAGATAGAGAAATATAGCCTACTTTTGTCTCGTCTTTAATCGCAGAAAATTGGGTTTTTTGGACATAATAACTTAAGGTATAAAATCCCAAACCCATTAGAATAAAAGCCGAAAATGCTGAAGGAAGACGGACTCCCCATTCATTAACTCCGACAATTCGGTAAAAAATTGTCATTAACCAATAAATTAAGGGCGGTTTATCGAAGCGAGTTTCTTGATTAAAATAGGGGGTAATCCAATCCCCCGTTACTAACATTTGACGGGAGGCTTCTGCAAATAAAGGCTCTGTTTCATCCAATAAACCCCAATTTCCTAAATTCTGAAAAAAAGCCAGCCAACTGATTAAACCTAACCCCAAAATCGCCAGGATTCCAGGGAACCAACGGCTTTGAATTTGATG
It encodes:
- a CDS encoding LysR family transcriptional regulator, which gives rise to MRLEQLQSFLSVAETGSFQQAARKCGVTQSTISRQVQGLEEELGLPLFHRTTQAKLTIGGERFWPYARKICQTWDSAKEELASLLAGKQPELCVAAIHSVCSSYLPPVLQKFCYAHPEVQLRVTSLGSDRALKVLKDGLVDIAIIMNNRSFTASAELLVDILYQEPIELLMASSHPLTQYSQVPWHELIRYPQVVFKDGYGMQRFVQEKFTQAGAKLNAVLELNTLDGFRGVIRQGELIALLPYSALIEARTDPTLAVRGLAPIPFGHPKTSLASSASSALIPTNGDTTWTREVVIVTTPDRMQIPPIAYFWQLVHDYIDRSIDSLNPQTPLLK
- a CDS encoding HEAT repeat domain-containing protein, with product MIDLSQQEPEAVLNLVLTQLEQGDFQQRWEISKILPDLGTLAIEPLLNILQDQTADVEMRWFVARILGQFKSELVIEPLVNLLKTAKIEATEDELSLQEITAITLAGLGNSAIAPLTELLAQEDSKRLATVALSQIRHSETINPLLTIVNDSNPEIRAIAIEALGSFHDPKVIPVLLEALNDPVANVRKEAVIGLGVRLDLLETINLVEKLKPLLWDIRPEVCQQTQLALARLKTDEAVTALFEQVQSPSVPLSLKIDGIRSLGWIETPKSLNHLDEILLSFHPEFNPNTPPITAVEMTLIQEIIQGIGRIETIELREQATQILINLINRNHPAISDPKIKQLIALGLGKLRLISALDPLIQLLADPQDSVRLHCISALKQIGSEETYQYLQKLLNQENINPDIKQGILKALSEW
- a CDS encoding SRPBCC family protein, which gives rise to MQYFNYSSLINAPVEVVWEFHTRPDILQLLTPPWQPVEIVRREGGLDVGAISEFRILLGFIPVRWVAIHTECKPLELFTDEQQEGIVESWVHRHQFVSENGKTRLTDAIAYSLPGGELAEKILGWWVNSRLEDMFRYRHQVTKKECEKC
- a CDS encoding ArnT family glycosyltransferase; translation: MKLSSDREIKTFFLHQIQSRWFPGILAILGLGLISWLAFFQNLGNWGLLDETEPLFAEASRQMLVTGDWITPYFNQETRFDKPPLIYWLMTIFYRIVGVNEWGVRLPSAFSAFILMGLGFYTLSYYVQKTQFSAIKDETKVGYISLSDQPCFRRVIFHPLPWIGAALIAFNPEILAWARIGVSDMLLTSCMGSALFAFFLGYSTRLDPISESGFKEHSDLMFKQFNQRLNPSDIWYLAFYILLALAVLTKGPVGIVLPLLIISSFLIYLGKGRKILQEMRPFRGGLIFLGITLPWYIVVTLINGQNYINSFFGYHNFERFTSVVNHHAAPWYFYFIVVLVGFAPFSVYLPIAIASTKFWKRRCWQRQSRIQQLPLFAVFWFAVIFIFFTVAVTKLPSYVLPLIPASALLISLFWHNIIKNNHPVNSNMGLAGDIPKAFSVSIIFNILLVFSASVASYFSKNFIGYDAEMPDFRADLQASGLLNRSALIWLITGIGIILSWWKKRISGIFLLNLFGFIIFFIWAATPTYNLLDHHRQEPLRNLAQTVVQQRQIGEELMMVGFKKPSLVFYTQHPVQYYPEPGDVINYINSPKVKNSSPKTLLILGHPRELTNIGLKPNQYKIIDQAGSYQLIRANIGNRE